The Parafrankia irregularis nucleotide sequence GCTGCGCCGCACGCACCACCGCCAGGCTGCCGTACGGGGACCAGACCACGGAAAGCGCACAGTAGGACCCGAAGACCCAGGCCAGGACGACGACGGTGGCGTTGCGCCGCTGGGCGGGCGCCCGCGCCACGGTCAGCAGCAGCACCACGCCGACCGTCGCGTACACGGCCATCTCCGCCAGGATGAACAGGTCAGCCTGCCCGGACGTCGTCGCCTCCTTGCCACGCAGCCGGACCTTGTAGTCGCTGGCGAGCATGAGCGGGAGTACGACGGCGGCCAACGCCCACCGGTTCGGGCTGGGAAGGAGCCGGGGCAGCCGCCGCGCACCCGCACCCGCACTCGCACCCGCACCCGCACCCGCACCCGCACCCGCGACCGTGCCCGGCGGCCGAAGGCTTCGGGCCCCGGTCCGGGAGCGGGTCCAGCCCGGGTGCCGGTGCCGGTGCCGGGAGCGGGAGCGGCACTGCTCATCCGCGCGGCTGGCCAGGACGTGCAGGCACAGCGCGCTCCCCAGCCGGGCGACCGCCAGGCCCACCGGGACCGCGACCGGATGCCCGGCGGCCAGGATGACGACCACCAGCGTGACCCCGACCAGCGCGTCGCCGAGCCAGGCGAGGAACACCGTCCTGGTGCGCCGGCGCGCGACCAGCGCGGTCGCGGCGGGCAGGCCGGCCGCGAGTGCGCAGCAGTAGGCCGACCAGGCGAGCACGGCGGTGCGAGGCACCTCGACCCCCGGCCCGACGACCAGATCCGCGAACGGGCCGACGAGGAGCAGGGCGGCCGCGCCCACCAGCACCGTCGCCCCGATCAGCGCCGCGCTCGCGCGACGGGCCCGCCGGGCGGACGTCGTACCATCCGCCGCGAACGCCGGCAGCAGGACGTTTCCCGCCGCCGCGACCACCGTCTGGGCCGGCGCGACCATCAGCCGAGCCGCCTCGACCTGGCCGAGCACGCCACGCCCGGCGACGGCGCTGATCAGCACCCGCGCCGTGAACAGCAGAGCCGGGGTGAGCCCGGCCTGCAGCGAACGCCACACCGCGAAACCGGCGACATCACGCACCAGGCCCGCCGTGGGCCGGGCGGGACGCAGCTGGGCGAGCGGGAGCTGCCCGAGCGCGAGCCCGACGGCGACGGCGGCCCCCGCGCCCATCGCGAGGATCACCATGAGCAGGCTGACCGTCATCCCGGCCGCGCCGGCGGCGGTGAGCGTCAGGAGCGTGACCGCGACGTAGCCGGCGTCGTTCGCCGCCAGCTTCCAGAACGACAGCCCGGCCATCAACGCCCGGCGCCCGAGCTCCTCGTGCAGCCAGAGCACGATCAGCCCGGCGTAGGCGGCCCCGACACCCGGCCCGAGACCGGCGAGCCCGACCGCCACCCCGAAACCGACCCCCGCGGCGGACGTCACCAGGACCCCGTGCGCGACCAGCACGGCGCCGCGCACCGCCGGATCGTCCCGGCCGAGCACGGTCAGCGCGTCACCGACGAACGCGGTGTAGAGCGCCGTGCACAGGACCAGGCAGGAGACGAGCAGGACGAGCGCGCCGAACCGATCGGCGCCGAGGGCACGGGCGGCGGCGAGCTGCACCACCAGACTTCCGCCGGCGTTGATGGCCTGTGCGGCGACCGCACCACCGGCCCGTCCACCGATCCGCCCACCGATCCGTCGGCCGACGGATCGGCCGGGCGGTCCACCGGGCCGTCCACCGACCGGCCGCGACCGCCGTGGCCGCACTGTCCGCACTGGCGGCTCTGGCCGCTCTGGCGGCCATGGCGGCCCTGGCGGCTCTGGCCGCTGTGGCGGCTGTGGCGGCTCTGGCGGCCCGTCGCTGTGGGGCATCAGAGCCGGGCGGCGACGGACGGCTTGTGCACCGACGGCTGGTGCACGGGTGACTTGTGCAGGGCGGCGGCTTCGTGCGGCGGGGTTCGGTCAGGCCGGTCCTCGGACGTCCGCGGCCGCAGCGTCTGGGTCCGCTCGACGTCGAAGGCGATCTGGTCGCCGTAGGCGTCCTGGTAGCCCCCACGCACCCGGGGGCCGTGGGTGAGCACCACTCCGACCAGGGGAACGGCTGTGGCGTCGGCCTGCGCGCGCAGCCGCCGCAGCGGACCGCCCGGGGTGCGCCAACGAGCCACCGCGATGATCCCGGTCGCGGTCGCGGCGAGCAGGAACGCGTCGGCGGTCGGACCGGTCGCCGGTGTGTCGACGAGGACGATGTCGAAGAGCTTCTTGAGCCGGCTCATCGTCTCGGTGAGCTCCGCCCTGCCCAGCAGCCCGGCCGGGTCGGTGGCCAGCTGGCCGCGGGGAACGAAGGCGAGCTCGCCGCCCTCCGCGGTCGAATACGTCCGGATGGCGGTGGCGAGGTCGGTGGTTCCCCGCGCGAGCTGGGCGAGCCCCACCGCGGCCGCGGGGAGCCCGAACCTGGCGGTGAGCCGGCCGGTGCGCAGGTCACCGTCCACCAGCGCCACCCGGCAGCCGCCGGCCGCCAGCGCCGTCGCGAGGCCCAGGGCTGTCGCCGTCCGCCCGTCCTGGCGTCCGGGGCTGGCCAGGACGTACAGCCCGCGCCCGCCGACAGCGGTGAGCACGCCGGCGGCGGCGTGGTGGCCAGGCTGCGGAGAGCTCCGCGGCCCGTCAGCCTCGTCGGCGCGGCCACGCTCAACGGAACGGCCGCGTCCCCTGATACCGCCGCGCTCCCTGACACCGCGACGCTCCCTTGCATCGCCACGCTCAGCGGAACGGCCGCGTTCCCCGGTGGTGGGGATCTCGCCCAGCAGCCGGGTGCCCAACAACCGGGCGGCCGCCTCGCCGTCACCGACCTCGCGCCGCCGGCCGGCCCGGAGCCAGGCCACCGTGCCCGCGAGCAGCACCCCCAGCAGCAGCCCGAGCAGGCCGCCCCGCTCCGCCCGGGCCGCGCCACTGGACGGATGCGGCACCGTCGCGTTCTCGACGAACACTGTTCCCGAGCCGAACAGCGCCGCCTCCGTCTGG carries:
- a CDS encoding O-antigen ligase family protein, which produces MVQLAAARALGADRFGALVLLVSCLVLCTALYTAFVGDALTVLGRDDPAVRGAVLVAHGVLVTSAAGVGFGVAVGLAGLGPGVGAAYAGLIVLWLHEELGRRALMAGLSFWKLAANDAGYVAVTLLTLTAAGAAGMTVSLLMVILAMGAGAAVAVGLALGQLPLAQLRPARPTAGLVRDVAGFAVWRSLQAGLTPALLFTARVLISAVAGRGVLGQVEAARLMVAPAQTVVAAAGNVLLPAFAADGTTSARRARRASAALIGATVLVGAAALLLVGPFADLVVGPGVEVPRTAVLAWSAYCCALAAGLPAATALVARRRTRTVFLAWLGDALVGVTLVVVILAAGHPVAVPVGLAVARLGSALCLHVLASRADEQCRSRSRHRHRHPGWTRSRTGARSLRPPGTVAGAGAGAGAGASAGAGARRLPRLLPSPNRWALAAVVLPLMLASDYKVRLRGKEATTSGQADLFILAEMAVYATVGVVLLLTVARAPAQRRNATVVVLAWVFGSYCALSVVWSPYGSLAVVRAAQLLLTVAVAQTAARYASRAQLHGLAHAFAATVAGSVLFGALHRFPPVSGETAGRFTWLYVHPVVAGIYLGAATVILTVYLTRPGREHRIWPTWTYQVLLVVVGSGLLASRTRGALGGAVVAALLAMVCGARGARRLDLLATIGVFTAIAAVTSLDVVLSYLSRGESAEKLATLNERTNLWSLALDAFEQKPMTGWGLTASRGIFLDAIGLGGGHNAFVNVLVDGGAIGALLWLALLGGIVVALRGLWRRIRPDERADLTLLTALLLFLLFDGLTAEHMAAPANVANILLAVIVGWTGALTRRRAGSAGPAPERGPVTAGRPAPERGPVPPGRPVAPGHPAPERGPASAGRPGGSGGSVPARPTVRPAPERIPAGAG